The Bdellovibrio sp. NC01 genome includes the window AATAGTTCTCATAGCAGCTGCAGTCTTACCTTGCTTACCAATTACTTTGCCCAGGTCTTCTTTATCAACCTTAAGAGCAAGCAACGTCGTTTGCTGACCTGGAATTTCATCCACTTCAACTTTTTCAGGCTTGTCGACAAGAGACTTAGCCATGAACTCAACGAGGTCTTTCAAGCTATCCATAATTACTCCTGTTAAGCAACGGTCCTCCAAAAAGGACCACTAAACGATATTCTATCGAATATCGCTCATATGCCAACTACTTATTTAGCTTGGGCCAACTTAATAACGTGCTTAACACGGTCTGTAGGTTGAGCACCTTTTTTGATCCAGTCTTGAACTTTAACTAGGTCAAGTTCAACTTTCTTGTCTGCACCACGCGGAGTTGGATTGTAAGTTCCCAAGATATCTAGGAATTTACCAGTTACATAACGACGAGAATCCGCAACAGTGATGCGGTATTTAGGATCGTGCTTAGAGCCCATACGAGCCAAACGAATAACAACTGCCATTTCTTAAACCTCATTGTTCAAAACAGTAAGACCAAGTGTGTACTGTGTTCAGGATTAAATATCAAGCTCTAAAATGGGAACTTCATTCCGCCTCGACCCATTCCCATTTTCATTAGGCCGCCCATCATCTTTTTAGCGTCTTCAAACTGCTTAATCAGCTTGTTAACGTCTTGAACCTGAGTTCCGCTACCCTTCGCAATACGCATACGACGCGAAGCGTTCAAAATCTTATGATTCTGGCGCTCTTGGATCGTCATAGAGTGAATAATCGCCTCAATCTTTTTCATTTCGGCGTCTGGCGGAGCCATGTTCTTCAATTGTTTCGAAATATCACCCATGCCAGGCAAAAATTTCAAAATAGATTCGAAGCCACCCATCTTTTTTAGAGATTGGATCTGAGTCAGGAAGTCTTCCAACGTGAATTCGTTCTTCATGAGCTTCTTAGCAGAGTCACGAGCCGCCTTCTCATCAATCACTTCTTGAGCTTTTTCAACTAAAGACAAAACGTCGCCCATATCCAAGATACGTCCCGCAAGACGATCCGGATGGAAGACTTCTAGTGCGGTCACCTTCTCACCAACACCCAAGAACTTAATTGGAATGCCTGTGACTTCACGAATAGACAAGGCCGCACCACCGCGCGCATCCCCGTCGACTTTTGTTAGAACCAAACCTGTTAGCTCTAAACGTTTATGGAAACCTTCTGCCACGTTGACTGACTGCTGACCTAACATCGCATCGGCAACCAAGAGAATTTCTTGTGGCTTCCAGATATCTTTCAAACGACCTAGTTCGCCCATCAACTCGTCGTCGATTTGCAAACGGCCCGCAGTATCCACGATCACAACATCAACCATGTTGTCGCGCGCCCACTGTTTAGCGTTTTCAAGAATCTGTTCTGGTTTCATACCCACTGGCGTTGGATATGTTGGAATATTATTTTGCTTACCCAAAACTTGTAGCTGATCAATCGCCGCTGGACGATAAATATCGGCAGGAACCAAGCCCGGCTTTTTTCCTAATTTTTGACGGATATAAAGAGCCAACTTCGCAGACGATGTTGTTTTACCAGCACCCTGCAAACCGACCATGAAAATCACACTTGGATTTTCGCGCACGTTGATATCAACGGCACCACCGCCTAATGTTTGCACCAATTCATCGTGCACGATTTTTACGAATTGCTGACCTGGGTTTACGTTTTGAAGAACGTCAGCACCCAAGGCTTTGGCTTTCACTTTGTCGATGAAGTTTTTAACGACTTTAAAGTTTACGTCAGCTTCAAGAAGACTCAGGCGAATCTCTTTAATGACTTCCTCAATATTCGCTTCCGTGATCTTGCTTTGACCACGAACCTTCTTAAGGCTTGCCATGATTTTATCTGATAAATTTTCGAACATCGCCAAACTCCCAAAACTGCCGACCACGTCGGTATTCAAGCAAAGGATTTTATTACCTTATTGGGCAAGGAATGACAAAGAATGGGGCAATGACTTTTAGCGTCGCAAGCCTCAGGCTTCATTTAATTGGATTTTATTAGGGCAAAACTGCTGGTTTACAATTTCTTATCTTGCGAGCCGGAATCCCCACCCCACTGCCAGCGAGGAGTTTCGCCGTATTTATAGCAGATCCCAATAAAGACCGCTGTGAACACAATAAGCAAAACAAAAAAAGCCAGCATCGAGATCGGCGCCACCAGCGAAGTCGTAAGAGCTAAGGCCACATAAAGCAAAGTCACGATCCAGCCGCGAAGATTCGCCGGAGTCCAACCCCAACCGTATTTTTTGCGTTTAAACCAGATCTCTTTCATAACATCCTCTTTCAGATATTACTTCGTATGCTTTTCCTGAAGAGACTTAATATTGAACGTGCCTTTTTCATTGAATGGCACCGTGAAGCCCGAGACTTTCGCTTTACCAGCAAACACGTAAGCCACGTCTTCGCCTTTCAGAGCTTTAATCAGTCCACCCGCCAGGCGCATGTATTCAAAGGGCATTGGGACTTCAACTGCTGTCGTGGCTTCTGATTTTAAAATGATTTGTTTATCGATTGTCGTCTTTGCGAAACTTTGGCCATCCAATTGAATTTCGTAATCGACCTGATCGATTTTTAGATCTGCTTTATTTGGATTTTTCACATCCAAAACAAAAACCAAAGTCGCCGCCTGAAAGTTCGCATCTTGCAAATAAACTTGTGCAAGCTTCACTTCAGGTTTTTGTCCATAACGCTCTTTAAAAAATGCGCACGACGACAATGTCATGCTGATCACCATCAGCAATAACAAACTCGTCGCGATCAAATATTTAGAAGAGCTTCGGCTTACCATCTTTGGAACGATCCTTTTTTAAGACTGAACAAAGCCATGCCGTAAAACACCACAAAGCCCGCTAAAGAGATTGGCACTGCGATCGTCATTGGCACGTCACTGACACCCACGACTCCGTAACGAAGGCCATTGATCAAATAAAGCAATGGATTCAATTTCGAAATGAATTGCCAAATAGGGTGCAGGTTTTCGATCGATAAGAACACACCACCCAAATACGTTAATGGCAAAAGAATGAAAGCTGAAAACGCCGACAATTGGTCAAAACTTGTGGCCCAGAACGCGACTGAAATGCCTAGCAAACCAAAGATCATTCCACCCATAACGATGAAGTAGAATACGTAAATAGGATGAGCCAAGCTTAAAATCTCTCCGATTTGGTAATAACAAAATACCGAACCGACGATGAACGTGATCACTGACACGACAAAACCGCGCACCAAGGCCGCAAGTCCCATTGCCCAGATGATCTCTTGATTTGAAAGTGGTGACACTCGCAAATCTTCCAAGTCGCCGGAAAATTTCGATGAGACGATTGAAGACGATGAGTTTTGAAAGGCGTTATTCATTAAGCCCATCATCATTAAACCAGGAATCAAGAATGCCAAATACGGAACCCCTTCATGACTTGGCATCTTTGCACCCAACGAAACACCGAAAATCAAAAGGTAAAGAAACGAAGAAATAAAAGGCGTGATCACCGTTTGCACGATGACTTTCAGAAAACGTGCGATTTCTCTTTGAAACAAAGTCCAGAATGCTGTCATTACTTCGCTCCTTGAACTGTTGCTGTCGTTGATGGAGTCTGCACGACTTTCATGAAGGCCTCTTCCAAATTACCCTCTTCGATTTTTACGTCGCTGATAAGGTTTACTGGAATTTGCAGTTCCGTCAGGAATTCACCCATTGGTTTTCCAGGAGGAACCAAGAACAGATAATCAGCACCTTCTTGGAAAAATAAGTAGTTTGTTTTAAACGCAAACGGCGCACTCAACGTCAGACGGATTTTCTTTTGCGTGTATTGTTTAACGAGTTCTTTCGTCTCCCCCACACACTCTAGATTGCCTTGATTGATGATTGCGATGCGATCGCACAGCTGCTCTGCTTCTTCAAGATAGTGAGTTGTCAGCAAAATCGACATGCCTTCTGCACGCAGCTCGCCCACGAACTTCCACAGCGTTTCGCGAAGACCGATGTCGACACCGGCTGTGGGTTCATCCAAAAGCAATAGTTTTGGATTATGAACCAAGGCCTTTGCAATCATCAAACGGCGCTTCATCCCGCCTGACAGTTGTTTTACTTTTTTGCGGCGATGTTCATACAAAGAAAGCTTATGCAACAGAAACTCGATGCGCTCTTTGTTGTTACGAATGCCGTAGTATCCAGATTGGAAAGTCAGGATTTCTTCAACATCAAAAAAACCTGAATTGATCACTTCTTGGTGAACAACGCCGAGTTGTTTTTTTGTGTAGTTTGGATTCTTCTGCACTTCTTGATCGAAAACTTGCACTGAACCGCTGGAAGGCTGTTCAAGCGTTGTGATCGTCGAAATGATCGTGGTTTTACCGGCACCATTTGGTCCCAGGAGTCCAAAGATCTCTCCAGGTTTTACATCGAAAGACACACCTTTGACGGCTTGTTGGCCACTTGGGTAGGTCTTTTTAAGGTTCTCAATCTTTAAAGGCAGCATGATTTAAATCCTATTAACGAGCGCGCGAAATACTTGTGTGGAATTCAACGTCTGGGTTTTCACGCTTCAACCAGTTCAAATCCCATTCTTGATTTACAAGAACAACCGGATTGTCGATCAGATCGTAGAAGATGTTTGCTCCACCTTTCAGATCTTTCACTGGTTTGCCGTCAGCTGTTCTTGGCCAACGTGCCACAGAGTATGGCAAGCGATTGAGCTTTACTTCCAAGTTGTATTCGTCTTGCAGACGATGCATCAACACTTCGAATTGAAGTTCACCGACCGCGCCGATGATAGGATCTTGCGGGCCTAACAACGGATCAATGAACAATTGAATCGCACCTTCTTCAGACAAGTGCTTCAATGCCTCTTGCATCTTTTGACGTTTCAAAGCGTCTCGTACAGATAATTTACCGAACAATTCCGGAGCGAATTTTGGAATGTCTTCGAATTGCACTTTACCAGACGAAGCCACACAGTCACCAATCGCAAAGTTGCCCGTATCGCCGACACCGACGATATCGCCTGCAAATGCTTCATCGACAGTTTCTTTGTCAGCAGCAACGAATTGTGAAGAATATGACAGACGCAATTCACGTTCTAAGCGTGAGTGTTGCACTTTCATACCACGCTCGAACTTACCAGAGCAGATACGAATAAAGGCAATACGGTCACGGTGACGACGATCCATATTGGCTTGAATTTTAAATACGAAGCCTGTGAATTTCGCATCAAGTGGATCAATCTCTTTATCATCTTTCGTATGACGTGGTTGCGGACCTGGCGCATACTTCGTAAAGAATTGCAGGAATGTATCCACACCGAAGTTCTGTTTTGCAGAACCAAATGTCACAGGCGAGATTTGCCCGCTTAAGAATTCGTTCACATCAAATGGCGGCAAGGCACCTTCGATCAAATCAAGCTCTTCAAGAACTTGATCTGCTGATTCTTTATCTAAGTAATCGTAAAGAATCGCGTCGTCTTTACCTTTAATGAATGGAATGATTTTATAATCTTCCACTTCTTCACGGCGTTGATCGTAGATCCAAATTTCTTGAGTCATACGATTGTAGATACCACGGAAACGCTGACCAATACCCAAAGGCCAAGTCACAGGATAACATTGCATGTTCAAAGTTTTTTCAACTTCGTCAATCAACGTCAGTGGGTCTTTACCTTCACGGTCCAATTTATTTACGAAAGTGAAAATAGGAATTTTACGAAGGCGACAAACTTCGTAAAGTTTTTTCGTACGTTCTTCCACGCCTTTAGCAACGTCGATCAACATCGCTGCAGAATCTACGGCCATCAAGACACGGTATGTATCTTCAGAGAAATCTTTATGGCCCGGAGTATCCAGCAAGTTCACACGCAAATCATTGTAGTCGAATGTCATCACTGACGACGTGATCGAAATCCCTTTTTGTCTTTCAAGTTCCATCCAGTCCGAAGTCACTGCCTTCGTGCCAGACTTACCTTTGACTTCACCGGTTTCGTGAATCACGCCACCATGATAAAGCAATTTCTCTGTCAGAGTTGTTTTACCAGCATCGGGATGCGAGATGATCGCGAAGGTGCGGCGTCTTTGAATTTCTTTCTGAATTTGCGGTGTAGCGAGCATGCTTAAGCCTTTAATTTGTCTATTAAAAGCGTATTTAAGCGAACCCGCACCTTGGTAGCAAGTTTTTACCCCCCTCGGGTTGGATTTAACGCTAAAGGTCGCTTTTGCTCTTGCGGAATGGGCTTTCGGGTCTTATAAAAGGCGCATACATAACTTTCAACTCCGCTTGGTTTGGAGCCAAGATGGTTTTTGGGGCTTTTTACTCTCAAAAACCTAGGATAACTGAGGTGCCTTCTATGGATACTAATGCGACGAAGCATTATGTTACGACTTTCTATAAATTCTTGAAACTTGCGAACCCTGAACAAGTTCAAAAAGATCTCGAAAACAAAGCTGAAGAATTGAATGTCAAAGGTCTCGTGATTCTTGGTCACGAAGGCTACAACTCAACCGTTTCTGCGTCTTCACAAGAGTCTTTCGAACAGTGGAAGCAATTCGTGCGCGAATACTTCAATCAGCCGGATCAATTCTATAAAGACTCTTATTCTGAAAAAGCTCCATTTCGCAGATTCAAAGTAAAAATCCGCGAAGAAATCGTAACAACTGGGATTCCAGAAATGATGCCGCCAGAAGGCATCAATCACCATTTGACACCAACAGAGTGGAACAAAGTTCTTAAAGAAGAAAAAGATTATGTGATGATCGATACTCGCAACTGGTACGAGTACAAGATCGGAACTTTTAAAGGTGCTTTGAATCCGAACATCGAAAAATTCACAGACTTCCCGCAATACATTGAAGCGCAAGGCATTTCGAAAGATAAAAAAATGTTGATCTTCTGCACGGGTGGCATTCGTTGTGAAAAAGGTATTCTTGAATTGCAAAAGCAAGGCTACAACAACGTTTTCCAATTGGACGGCGGGATCATCAATTACTTAAATGAATATCCGAACGATCAATACGAAGGCGAATGTTTTGTTTTCGATCACCGTGTGGCTCTTGATCAAAACCTACAACCTTCAACGAAATACGGTTTGTGCCCACACTGTGGCCAACCTTCAGAAATTAAAATTGATTGCGCTCGTTGCGACAGCGAAGAGTTGATCTGCGTTGATTGTGCGAAATTAGAATTCAAAAAAGACACGTGCTCTAAAAACTGCGCACATCAGTGGAAACTTCACCCAGGCAAAAAAGGCGCGAAACAGCTCGTTCCTTTTGAAGTTGAAAAAATGAAAGCAAATGGTGTCACTGACGACAATTTGCCGACGATCCAAGTTAGTAAAACTAAAGTGGTGCAAATTAACTCTCAAGGCCAAGCAGAAACTGTTAGTAGCACGAACACTCGTTCTTAGTAACGCCTCTTCAGTTTAAAATAAAGTTGAAGGCCTAGCATATTGCTGGGCCTTCTTTTTTTTAGCGCACTCGCGCTCCAATTTCATTCTTACTTCGTGAATTTTTCAGAGCCATTTTGACTTTTCTCTGAAGGTACAAGCCTTGCATCATGAAATCCACGTCCACAGCTTTTTTAATTTTATGATGAGATGAGGTTACTCATGTACATTCGTTCCACATTTATCGCTACAGCCCTTTTTGTATCGCAAAGTTTTGCGACGACCTTTGGAACACCGGGTGCTAGCGCACAGATTGGTAATAACGGTCGCAATGGTTCTAATGGCCAAAATATTTCAGTCTTCGCGCAAACGCTGAATCACGCGACTGCTTTCGATCTTGATGGTGCCGATGGCAACAACGGCTACGACGGTCAAGATGGTGAAGATGCCAAGAACTGTTCGATGAGACAAGGCACAGAAGATCTTCAAGGCGCTAGTGCTTCAAATGGCGGCGAAGGAGGCAATGGCGGTCGCGGCGGCAACGGCGGCAATGCCACAGTTTATTATTCTGATATTGAGCAATTGAAAAATATTAAAATCAGCGCAGTTGCCGGCAAAGGCGGCAAAGCAGGTTTAGGTGGTCGAGCTGGTGAACGCGGCTGTCGTTGCACGACAGGGACTTGGAGCGTAAAGACATGCCATGGTTCTACATGCAGAAATGAACAACATTACTGCCGAGATGGCGAAGAAGGTCGTGATGGTCTGAATGGTTCGCGAGGGCAAAACGGCAGTTACGGGCAATTACTTGTGGTGAAGTCCGATACCGCTTTACCAAAGGAGTACTCTTCAGCAGCTATTTCAATCAGCACACTGAGCGCGACAGAACCATCATCTGCTGAACTTACTGAAAACCTTTTTGTTAGCAGATCTGGTGCAACAAAACTTTTGGCCGCGGGATCACAAGTCGCTGATAAATACTTAGAGTTCACAAAGAACATTCAAGAGTCAGTGCGAATTATCTGGGCCAACGACAAAGATCCAAAAAAATACTCCGGCCGAGTTTTAGCAATCCTCCACAATGGTGAGGTTCAATTCGACTTTGATTCATCGGATATTTTCGTTGGAGAAAAGTCCGTTGACGACGGTGGGACTGTTTTTCGCATTACAAATGCATTTAAATCTTCTGACTTCGCAAATATTAGTTTAAGCAAAGTGGGTGCAGGAAAAGCCACTCAGATCATCGCGACTGCGCCAACTCCCCGCCCGGAACTTGTGCATGATTTCTATCACGTGCAAATTACGGAAGTCCGTTGGCTGCTTAAAGATCGTCTGGTTTATGACGGCGAGATTCCGGCATCGCTGATTCAACGAGGCTCGGTCAAAACTGTTATTCGCCTGGGACAATTGCAATTCAAAGATTCAGATTCACTTTGGAATAAAAAATTAAAAGCGACTGTGTTTTTAACCCGCGTGATTGGCGATCACACGCAAAGCGTTGCTAAAAAATTGGAGTACATTCAAGACAGCCAATAGAAACGAAAAGCCCTCTCTGCAGAGGGCTTTTTTTATTTCTAATGCGCAGGTCCTGTTTCACGACGTCGTTCCGTAGGAACTTGCGTAACTTTCTGCGTTTGTTCCGCGCGATCCTCATCAAAATCCTGTAACTGAAATGCTTGTGCAGGCAATGCGATACTAACTTTTTCATCACGCAGACGATTAATTATTTTAAATAGTAAGATTTGCTGTAAATCCATGTACTTATTGTAGTCAGGATCCGTGACCCAGAAGATCGTTTCTATATTGAACGACGACGCCCCGATTTCAGAAAAATGACTGCGCTCGAAGCTCAGGAGTTTTTCTTCTTCAATAAAACCTTTAATCCATTGCGGAATCTGACTTAAAATCTGCGAGGACGTTTCAAAAGGCACGCCGAATTTTAGAGACACCCGTCTTTTCCACATGCGCTTAAAATTTTTCACACGACTTTCCAAAAGATCTTTATTGGAAAAAATCAGCTCTTCACCAGTTAAGCTGCGCACGCGCGTGGTTTTGATTCCGATATTTTCGACTGTCCCCTGGTCATTTCCTACGACAATATAATCGCCAACGACAAAAGGCTTATCTAAAACAATTGAAAGCGAGCCAAACAAATCGCCCAGAATATTCTGCGCGGCTAAAGCAATCGCGATACCGCCAATTCCCATTCCCGCAAGCATCGCCCCAATATTCACACCTAAGTTGCTTAAGCAAATCATCAAGAGGGCCGCAAAGAACACTACATTCGTGGCAGTGATCAATAAGTTTATGGCAGAAGCCGCACTGGCATCGTGACTGACTTTCACCGAGAGATAATCTTTCTGCCAGCTTCGCAAAGAATAGCTGCCCCAAATTCCCACCTGCAAGGTCGTCAGCACCACGAAGACAATATAAACCGCGCGATGCAGATCAACTTCGCCTTCGATGAAATTTCCAAGCGGATGCAAGGTCCAGATGAAAAGCGCCCAGATGCGGGTATTATCCAGACACGCCACCAAAACATCATCCCACTTCCACGCAGTTTTTCTTGCGACTTCGCGCAAACGTCCACCTACGAAACGCAAAATGGCTTTCGCAATCAACGCAATCACGATGGCATAGCCGATCGCGACCAGCCACTCTAATGGACTGCCTTTGTAGATGAAGGGACTAAAGTGGATTATGTCGGATTGCTGCATTTTCCTCTCCTTTGCGTGTCCCTTGATTGTTTTTATTTTCCATATATTTCAAAAGCTCTTCTAAAAAGATCACGACATCTTTTTGTGAAAATAATCTGTATTGTGCATTCGAAATTCCGGCACCGACTTTGATCGAAATTCCTTTATCGCCAAGAGTTTTAAACATGTCTTCATCGGTACGATCATCGCCGATGCAAATGTAAGCCGTATCGGAATCAGAATTCTGCATCAACCAGCGCAAGAAGCTTCCTTTGTTGCATTCAATGGCTTTCGCTTCAACGATACGTGAACCCATTGCGACCGTCACAGGTTCATTCGACATACCGACTTGCAGTTCATCATCTAACTTTTTTGCTTGATACATTGCGAAGTCTTCTGGGGATTGCCTAAAGTGCCACACTAGACTTGCACTTTTCTTTTCTACAAACGACAGCGGCACTCGTCCGGCATAGTCGTTCATCACTTTTTCAACGTATGGATACCACGAGCTGATATCCGAAGAGATTCGACTTTGCCAGTCTCCACCAGAAATACGATAAAAGGCGCCGTGTTCTGCCGCTAAATCAATCGGTAGATGATCAAATTGCAGGTCGAGGAATTTTTTCGAACGTCCACTTAACACAAATACGTCCAGATGATCATGCAAACTTAACAACAAATCTTTTGTTTCTGATAGCAGCACTGCTTGTTCAGGTCGTTTGGTTAAAGCGACCACGGTGCCATCGTAATCCAAAACAATTTTAATTTTGTCTTTGCGTAAGAACTCAAGCAAACGTGTCGGCCAACTGCTGATTTTTGGAACCAACTCCTGAGCTCCCCGTTTGGTATTTTTAATTTGAATGCGCTCAAGATCTGAAAGAAAGCCTTCAGCCCATTTTGTCGAAGAATAACGCGACAGAATGTCTTGAAGGTGCGCCATTCTTTCAAAGCGCTCATCATAACTCATCTTAAATGCTTTATAGATCGCATCTGCGATAGCATCGACATCCCATGGATTGATAATCAATGCATCACTTAACAACGAGGCGGCCCCTGCAAATTCACTTAATATCAATGAACCAGGTGTCGCAAGATCTTGAGATACGACGTATTCCATGGCGACCAAATTCATCCCATCACGTTTACTTGTTATAAGTGCCGCATTGGCTTTTCGATACAATGCCAATAATTCTGTTTCATTGACGGAATTGAAAATATAATGAACCGGATTGTAATCGGGCTTGCCAAATTCTCCGTTAATTGCGCCGACCAACTGTTCGACCTCTTTTTTTATTTTCATATACGCAGGAACTTTTTCACGTGTAGGAACCGCAACCTGCAACAAGGAAACCTGCGAAACCAAATCTGGATATTTTCTTAACGCCTGTTGAAAACCGCGCAATTTTAATTCAAGACCTTTGGTGTAATCCAAACGATCAATTCCAAGAATCGTGAACGGCACGGTACTCATCGCTTTATAACTTTCGACTTTTTCTAAAACGGCCGCAGAACTGGCTTTTTCTTTTAATAAATCGGTTTCGATACTGATCGGAAATACTCCAAGATGTGCGGTATGTCCGTCGATCTCTGCACGAAAAAAGGAAGAATCAATGCCTAATGTGGTTGTAAGACTCACTATGAATTGGCGCAGATAAGAGTGCTCATGAAAACCGATCAGATCACTTTGAATAAGACCGCGCAGAATTTCTTCGCGCACTGGAAGTTGTCTAAACAACTCAGCTGCCGGAAATGGAATATGCAAGAAGAAGCCAATTTTTACCTGCGAAATTAA containing:
- a CDS encoding rhodanese domain-containing protein — its product is MDTNATKHYVTTFYKFLKLANPEQVQKDLENKAEELNVKGLVILGHEGYNSTVSASSQESFEQWKQFVREYFNQPDQFYKDSYSEKAPFRRFKVKIREEIVTTGIPEMMPPEGINHHLTPTEWNKVLKEEKDYVMIDTRNWYEYKIGTFKGALNPNIEKFTDFPQYIEAQGISKDKKMLIFCTGGIRCEKGILELQKQGYNNVFQLDGGIINYLNEYPNDQYEGECFVFDHRVALDQNLQPSTKYGLCPHCGQPSEIKIDCARCDSEELICVDCAKLEFKKDTCSKNCAHQWKLHPGKKGAKQLVPFEVEKMKANGVTDDNLPTIQVSKTKVVQINSQGQAETVSSTNTRS
- a CDS encoding ABC transporter permease, translated to MTAFWTLFQREIARFLKVIVQTVITPFISSFLYLLIFGVSLGAKMPSHEGVPYLAFLIPGLMMMGLMNNAFQNSSSSIVSSKFSGDLEDLRVSPLSNQEIIWAMGLAALVRGFVVSVITFIVGSVFCYYQIGEILSLAHPIYVFYFIVMGGMIFGLLGISVAFWATSFDQLSAFSAFILLPLTYLGGVFLSIENLHPIWQFISKLNPLLYLINGLRYGVVGVSDVPMTIAVPISLAGFVVFYGMALFSLKKGSFQRW
- a CDS encoding KH domain-containing protein; the encoded protein is MDSLKDLVEFMAKSLVDKPEKVEVDEIPGQQTTLLALKVDKEDLGKVIGKQGKTAAAMRTIIRAAGTKLNKRYHLDIVE
- a CDS encoding peptide chain release factor 3 gives rise to the protein MLATPQIQKEIQRRRTFAIISHPDAGKTTLTEKLLYHGGVIHETGEVKGKSGTKAVTSDWMELERQKGISITSSVMTFDYNDLRVNLLDTPGHKDFSEDTYRVLMAVDSAAMLIDVAKGVEERTKKLYEVCRLRKIPIFTFVNKLDREGKDPLTLIDEVEKTLNMQCYPVTWPLGIGQRFRGIYNRMTQEIWIYDQRREEVEDYKIIPFIKGKDDAILYDYLDKESADQVLEELDLIEGALPPFDVNEFLSGQISPVTFGSAKQNFGVDTFLQFFTKYAPGPQPRHTKDDKEIDPLDAKFTGFVFKIQANMDRRHRDRIAFIRICSGKFERGMKVQHSRLERELRLSYSSQFVAADKETVDEAFAGDIVGVGDTGNFAIGDCVASSGKVQFEDIPKFAPELFGKLSVRDALKRQKMQEALKHLSEEGAIQLFIDPLLGPQDPIIGAVGELQFEVLMHRLQDEYNLEVKLNRLPYSVARWPRTADGKPVKDLKGGANIFYDLIDNPVVLVNQEWDLNWLKRENPDVEFHTSISRAR
- a CDS encoding LEA type 2 family protein translates to MVSRSSSKYLIATSLLLLMVISMTLSSCAFFKERYGQKPEVKLAQVYLQDANFQAATLVFVLDVKNPNKADLKIDQVDYEIQLDGQSFAKTTIDKQIILKSEATTAVEVPMPFEYMRLAGGLIKALKGEDVAYVFAGKAKVSGFTVPFNEKGTFNIKSLQEKHTK
- a CDS encoding ABC transporter ATP-binding protein; this encodes MLPLKIENLKKTYPSGQQAVKGVSFDVKPGEIFGLLGPNGAGKTTIISTITTLEQPSSGSVQVFDQEVQKNPNYTKKQLGVVHQEVINSGFFDVEEILTFQSGYYGIRNNKERIEFLLHKLSLYEHRRKKVKQLSGGMKRRLMIAKALVHNPKLLLLDEPTAGVDIGLRETLWKFVGELRAEGMSILLTTHYLEEAEQLCDRIAIINQGNLECVGETKELVKQYTQKKIRLTLSAPFAFKTNYLFFQEGADYLFLVPPGKPMGEFLTELQIPVNLISDVKIEEGNLEEAFMKVVQTPSTTATVQGAK
- a CDS encoding mechanosensitive ion channel family protein, with protein sequence MQQSDIIHFSPFIYKGSPLEWLVAIGYAIVIALIAKAILRFVGGRLREVARKTAWKWDDVLVACLDNTRIWALFIWTLHPLGNFIEGEVDLHRAVYIVFVVLTTLQVGIWGSYSLRSWQKDYLSVKVSHDASAASAINLLITATNVVFFAALLMICLSNLGVNIGAMLAGMGIGGIAIALAAQNILGDLFGSLSIVLDKPFVVGDYIVVGNDQGTVENIGIKTTRVRSLTGEELIFSNKDLLESRVKNFKRMWKRRVSLKFGVPFETSSQILSQIPQWIKGFIEEEKLLSFERSHFSEIGASSFNIETIFWVTDPDYNKYMDLQQILLFKIINRLRDEKVSIALPAQAFQLQDFDEDRAEQTQKVTQVPTERRRETGPAH
- a CDS encoding bifunctional alpha,alpha-trehalose-phosphate synthase (UDP-forming)/trehalose-phosphatase, which translates into the protein MPQKPKRIFISNRLPFSIDVNGELKRGSGGLVSALLGVSLDEPFAWLGFETDEKVAKVLEEKDKDVHPQMELHPVLLSKELYTKYYDGFANDIIWPLFHYEAHLANFNRNNWEAYKKANQKMAEAIAKVANPGDTVWIHDFHFLLLPQMLRQLISQVKIGFFLHIPFPAAELFRQLPVREEILRGLIQSDLIGFHEHSYLRQFIVSLTTTLGIDSSFFRAEIDGHTAHLGVFPISIETDLLKEKASSAAVLEKVESYKAMSTVPFTILGIDRLDYTKGLELKLRGFQQALRKYPDLVSQVSLLQVAVPTREKVPAYMKIKKEVEQLVGAINGEFGKPDYNPVHYIFNSVNETELLALYRKANAALITSKRDGMNLVAMEYVVSQDLATPGSLILSEFAGAASLLSDALIINPWDVDAIADAIYKAFKMSYDERFERMAHLQDILSRYSSTKWAEGFLSDLERIQIKNTKRGAQELVPKISSWPTRLLEFLRKDKIKIVLDYDGTVVALTKRPEQAVLLSETKDLLLSLHDHLDVFVLSGRSKKFLDLQFDHLPIDLAAEHGAFYRISGGDWQSRISSDISSWYPYVEKVMNDYAGRVPLSFVEKKSASLVWHFRQSPEDFAMYQAKKLDDELQVGMSNEPVTVAMGSRIVEAKAIECNKGSFLRWLMQNSDSDTAYICIGDDRTDEDMFKTLGDKGISIKVGAGISNAQYRLFSQKDVVIFLEELLKYMENKNNQGTRKGEENAAIRHNPL
- the rpsP gene encoding 30S ribosomal protein S16, yielding MAVVIRLARMGSKHDPKYRITVADSRRYVTGKFLDILGTYNPTPRGADKKVELDLVKVQDWIKKGAQPTDRVKHVIKLAQAK
- the ffh gene encoding signal recognition particle protein; the encoded protein is MFENLSDKIMASLKKVRGQSKITEANIEEVIKEIRLSLLEADVNFKVVKNFIDKVKAKALGADVLQNVNPGQQFVKIVHDELVQTLGGGAVDINVRENPSVIFMVGLQGAGKTTSSAKLALYIRQKLGKKPGLVPADIYRPAAIDQLQVLGKQNNIPTYPTPVGMKPEQILENAKQWARDNMVDVVIVDTAGRLQIDDELMGELGRLKDIWKPQEILLVADAMLGQQSVNVAEGFHKRLELTGLVLTKVDGDARGGAALSIREVTGIPIKFLGVGEKVTALEVFHPDRLAGRILDMGDVLSLVEKAQEVIDEKAARDSAKKLMKNEFTLEDFLTQIQSLKKMGGFESILKFLPGMGDISKQLKNMAPPDAEMKKIEAIIHSMTIQERQNHKILNASRRMRIAKGSGTQVQDVNKLIKQFEDAKKMMGGLMKMGMGRGGMKFPF